From the genome of Triticum aestivum cultivar Chinese Spring chromosome 3B, IWGSC CS RefSeq v2.1, whole genome shotgun sequence, one region includes:
- the LOC123071770 gene encoding LOB domain-containing protein 6: MASSSASSLPAPGGSVITLAVSSAGGNGAGGVCGTGSPCAACKFLRRKCQPDCVFAPYFPPDNPQKFVHVHRVFGASNVTKLLNELHPYQREDAVNSLAYEADMRLRDPVYGCVAVISILQRNLRQLQQDLARAKYELSKYQSAAGPNGSQAMAEFIGSAVPNGVASFINVGHSAALGSVGGVTGFGQDHQFAAVQMLSRSYEVAEPIARLGLNGGYEFGYSAAGMAGAGSVPGLGMLGGSPFLKPGIAGSDERGGAGQ, translated from the exons ATGgcctcgtcgtcggcgtcgtcgttGCCGGCGCCGGGAGGATCGGTGATCACCTTGGCCGTCTCATCGGCGGGGGGCAACGGCGCCGGCGGGGTGTGCGGCACGGGATCCCCGTGCGCGGCGTGCAAGTTCCTCCGCCGCAAGTGCCAGCCTGACTGCGTGTTCGCGCCCTACTTCCCGCCGGACAACCCCCAGAAGTTCGTGCACGTGCATCGCGTCTTCGGCGCCAGCAACGTGACCAAGCTTCTGAACGAGCTCCACCCGTACCAGCGCGAGGACGCCGTGAACTCCCTCGCCTACGAGGCCGACATGCGCCTCCGCGACCCCGTCTACGGCTGCGTCGCCGTCATCTCCATCCTCCAGCGCAACCTCCGCCAGCTCCAGCAGGACCTCGCCCGCGCCAAGTACGAGCTCTCCAAATACCAG TCGGCGGCGGGGCCGAACGGGTCGCAGGCGATGGCGGAGTTCATCGGCAGCGCGGTGCCGAACGGCGTGGCGAGCTTCATCAACGTCGGGCACTCCGCGGCGCTCGGCTCCGTCGGCGGGGTCACGGGCTTCGGGCAAGACCATCAGTTCGCCGCCGTGCAGATGCTGTCCAGGAGCTACGAGGTGGCCGAGCCCATCGCGAGGCTGGGGCTGAACGGCGGCTATGAGTTCGGCTACTCGGCGGCCGGGATGGCCGGCGCAGGGTCGGTGCCTGGTCTCGGCATGCTCGGCGGCTCACCGTTCCTGAAGCCCGGCATTGCCGGCAGCGACGAGAGGGGCGGCGCCGGGCAGTAG